In Geminicoccaceae bacterium, a single window of DNA contains:
- the lpxB gene encoding lipid-A-disaccharide synthase: MSEVIRLALVAGEASGDYLGGEFARSVIEQAPMGVEIRGVAGPEMIAAGVDPIFTIDELGVMGFGDVIMALPRLIGCFNRLAAVLEVWRPHALVTIDNQEFSLRLHERLAGTECRHIHYVAPQAWAWRPWRARRLARSVDRLLTLFPFEPAFFEPHGLACDHVGHPAVDRACAMIPVLRGPAEPSPERLCLMPGSRTAEIRRHLPLMLEAARSLRRKVVALEVVLPVVPTMRNVVSSLLSGSDLDCRILDSDDRRWEIFANSRVAVACLGTATLELALSGCPMVAIYRTDALSAMIARHLVRTPYLSLPNILLDMPIVPEMVQDGLDCETLQRTLDLLWFDDHARGRQIGNFARLRSIMQPPHGQTAARTAAHAVLKEIV, encoded by the coding sequence ATGAGCGAGGTGATCCGTCTAGCGCTGGTTGCCGGTGAGGCGTCCGGTGACTACCTGGGCGGCGAATTCGCCCGATCGGTGATCGAGCAGGCGCCAATGGGAGTCGAGATTCGCGGCGTGGCCGGGCCGGAGATGATCGCCGCTGGTGTCGATCCGATCTTCACCATTGACGAACTCGGCGTCATGGGCTTCGGCGACGTCATCATGGCGCTGCCTCGTCTCATCGGTTGTTTCAATCGTCTTGCGGCTGTTCTCGAAGTGTGGCGGCCGCATGCGTTGGTGACGATCGACAATCAGGAATTTTCCCTTCGTTTGCATGAGCGACTGGCTGGCACGGAGTGTCGTCACATCCACTATGTCGCGCCGCAAGCCTGGGCATGGCGGCCGTGGCGGGCCCGGCGGCTGGCTCGGTCGGTGGACCGGCTGCTGACGCTGTTTCCCTTCGAACCGGCGTTTTTCGAGCCCCATGGCCTTGCCTGTGACCATGTCGGCCATCCGGCCGTCGACCGCGCCTGTGCCATGATCCCGGTCCTGCGCGGACCTGCGGAGCCGTCGCCGGAGCGGCTGTGCCTGATGCCCGGCAGCCGGACTGCCGAAATCCGCCGTCATCTTCCGCTGATGCTCGAAGCCGCTCGCTCCTTGAGACGGAAGGTGGTGGCGCTGGAGGTTGTCCTTCCCGTCGTGCCGACGATGCGCAACGTTGTCTCATCGCTGCTTTCGGGAAGCGATCTGGATTGCAGAATTCTCGATAGCGATGACAGACGTTGGGAAATCTTCGCGAATTCGCGTGTTGCCGTGGCCTGTCTGGGGACGGCAACGCTTGAATTGGCGTTAAGTGGTTGTCCAATGGTGGCGATCTATCGCACTGATGCGCTTTCTGCGATGATTGCCAGGCACCTTGTCCGCACTCCATATCTGTCCCTTCCAAATATCCTTCTCGATATGCCGATTGTTCCTGAAATGGTGCAGGACGGGCTGGATTGTGAAACCCTGCAGCGTACACTCGATTTACTGTGGTTCGATGATCACGCACGTGGTCGACAGATCGGGAATTTCGCAAGATTGCGCTCAATCATGCAACCGCCCCACGGGCAGACAGCCGCGCGGACCGCTGCCCATGCGGTACTGAAGGAGATCGTCTGA
- a CDS encoding O-antigen ligase family protein produces the protein MMIRLLFILATAFLFVSSSTAALYDLQSWRMFGFSMVFMALIAAAVAARPRFRRCEQDLPVVLFWLVSIMAFMDMDGSFDPLDYKILLPILAIAAAPSLRHVMIGVDLRRLIYVLLALHTLVLTILHAGDLTSADDDTLSSRLDLTGSVVAQASLGTITFMLAAGEARAKRGLPRTADMGIATLALLQVMLSGTRTAIMTLLVMAALSIIAGPDRHRQIRIVLGAALVLTLAFGLHTLFISDTYFLRLTGAYDDDYSSGRLHSLAYWLTLAGDTPLGHGIGTVRDIMQDGRPWIADGRLLEWPHNEFVRFHVEAGFPGLALVVLLIGGMTRRALHKAARTTDPRERAFVLLLTADMIAQSLLQNHFNMIYNSTMMMLVLAMLCVDPDTPRPIRSRLVVSPDHDKNQLGSSACRAGPNLPSMT, from the coding sequence ATGATGATCCGACTGCTCTTCATTCTAGCCACGGCATTCCTGTTCGTGTCGTCCTCCACGGCCGCCCTCTACGATCTTCAGTCGTGGAGGATGTTCGGATTTTCAATGGTATTCATGGCATTGATCGCAGCAGCTGTCGCCGCAAGGCCGCGCTTTCGTCGTTGCGAACAGGATCTGCCCGTCGTGCTTTTCTGGCTCGTGTCGATCATGGCCTTCATGGACATGGATGGCAGTTTCGACCCGCTCGACTACAAGATCCTGCTGCCGATCCTTGCCATCGCCGCTGCGCCGAGCCTGCGTCACGTCATGATAGGCGTCGATCTTCGCCGTCTGATCTATGTGCTGCTCGCCTTGCATACACTCGTGCTGACGATCCTCCATGCAGGTGATCTCACGTCCGCCGATGACGATACCCTCTCGTCGCGGCTCGACCTGACAGGGTCGGTGGTCGCCCAGGCCAGCCTTGGAACCATCACCTTCATGCTGGCCGCAGGCGAAGCCCGTGCCAAGCGTGGACTGCCAAGGACAGCCGATATGGGCATCGCCACACTCGCCCTGCTACAGGTCATGCTGAGCGGAACACGGACGGCCATCATGACCCTGCTGGTCATGGCCGCACTATCGATTATCGCCGGTCCGGACCGGCACCGGCAGATACGCATCGTCCTCGGTGCGGCACTGGTGCTGACCCTCGCGTTCGGCCTGCATACACTGTTCATCAGCGATACCTATTTCCTGCGTCTCACCGGCGCCTACGATGACGACTACAGTTCAGGCCGCCTTCACAGCCTGGCCTACTGGCTGACGCTTGCAGGCGACACGCCACTCGGCCATGGTATCGGTACCGTGCGCGACATCATGCAGGACGGTCGTCCCTGGATTGCCGATGGTCGGTTGCTTGAGTGGCCGCACAACGAATTCGTGCGATTCCACGTCGAGGCGGGGTTCCCCGGCCTCGCACTCGTCGTTCTGCTCATCGGCGGAATGACACGACGAGCGCTGCACAAGGCCGCCCGGACCACCGACCCGCGCGAGCGCGCCTTCGTTCTGCTCCTGACTGCCGACATGATCGCGCAGAGCCTTTTGCAGAACCATTTCAACATGATCTACAACAGCACCATGATGATGCTGGTCCTGGCGATGCTCTGCGTGGATCCTGACACCCCTCGCCCGATACGATCACGACTGGTAGTTTCGCCCGATCATGACAAGAACCAGTTGGGGAGCAGCGCATGCCGGGCCGGTCCGAACCTTCCATCTATGACCTGA
- the moaD gene encoding molybdopterin converting factor subunit 1: MKIRYFAWLRQRTGCSQEEVELPQDVATVADLMAWVGERHPRFSEACEAKGVVRCALNQEYVERDAPVSDGDEIAFFPPVTGG, translated from the coding sequence ATGAAGATTCGTTATTTCGCCTGGCTGCGGCAGCGCACCGGTTGTTCGCAGGAGGAAGTCGAGCTGCCGCAGGATGTGGCGACGGTGGCCGATCTTATGGCCTGGGTCGGCGAGCGCCACCCGCGCTTCTCCGAGGCCTGCGAGGCGAAGGGGGTGGTGCGCTGTGCGCTCAATCAGGAATATGTCGAGCGCGACGCACCGGTGTCGGATGGTGACGAAATCGCCTTCTTCCCGCCCGTGACCGGAGGCTGA
- the iolD gene encoding 3D-(3,5/4)-trihydroxycyclohexane-1,2-dione acylhydrolase (decyclizing) produces MSTVRLTMAQALVKFLMAQRTIIDGREEPLFPGVFAIFGHGNVTCLSEALEAVKEDFPTWRGQNEQSMALAAIGFAKAKKRRQVMVATSSIGPGALNMVTAAGVAHSNRLPVLIISGDTFASRFPDPVLQQVEHFGDPTITVNDAFKAVTRYWDRIVRPEQILQSLPQAVATLLDPADCGPVFLGLAQDTQGEAFDYPTRFFERVVHKAPRPRPDLDQVQAAVERLKTAKKPLIVAGGGVRYSEAETEVAAFAKRHRIPVVETIAGRTVLLHDDPVNCGPIGGLGSSSANRLAAEADVVVAIGSRLQDFTTGSWSLFAPDSQFIGVNAARFDALKHKSLPVVGDARTCVADLDAGLGDWQAPQAWMDHGKALYGEWNAFVDDRIRLTNAEVGSYAQVVGSVNRLSGDHDLALTAAGGLPGELCMNWRARASSTFDCEFGFSCMGYEVAGGWGAKMADPNREVVVMVGDGSYMMMNSDIYSSVLTGHKLIVVVCDNGGFAVIDRLQRAKGTPSFNNLLADCKADGGVVPIDFAKHAEAMGAVGISVKSLGEFEGAFKEAQAADRTAVIHVRVQARDWTEGNGSWWECGTPEISQRQSVQDAYKEYLEGKSRQRLGV; encoded by the coding sequence ATGAGCACCGTACGTTTGACGATGGCCCAGGCCTTGGTGAAATTCCTGATGGCCCAGCGCACCATTATCGATGGTCGGGAAGAGCCGCTGTTCCCGGGAGTTTTCGCCATCTTCGGCCATGGCAACGTCACCTGCCTCTCCGAGGCGCTGGAAGCCGTCAAGGAGGATTTCCCCACCTGGCGCGGCCAGAACGAGCAATCCATGGCGCTGGCCGCCATCGGCTTCGCCAAGGCCAAGAAGCGCCGCCAGGTCATGGTGGCCACCAGTTCGATCGGACCCGGTGCGCTCAACATGGTGACCGCTGCCGGCGTTGCCCATTCTAACCGGCTACCCGTCCTGATCATCTCCGGTGATACCTTTGCCAGCCGCTTCCCCGACCCGGTGCTCCAGCAGGTCGAGCATTTCGGCGATCCGACGATCACCGTCAACGACGCGTTCAAGGCCGTGACCCGCTACTGGGACCGGATCGTCCGTCCCGAGCAGATCCTGCAAAGCCTGCCGCAGGCCGTGGCAACCCTGCTTGACCCCGCCGATTGCGGACCTGTCTTCCTCGGATTGGCGCAGGACACGCAGGGCGAGGCGTTCGACTACCCGACACGCTTCTTCGAAAGGGTCGTTCACAAGGCACCGCGCCCGCGGCCCGATCTCGATCAGGTGCAGGCGGCCGTCGAAAGGCTCAAGACCGCGAAGAAGCCGTTGATCGTCGCCGGTGGCGGTGTCCGCTACAGCGAGGCCGAGACCGAGGTGGCAGCCTTCGCGAAAAGGCATCGCATTCCGGTTGTCGAAACGATCGCTGGTCGCACCGTTCTTCTCCATGACGATCCCGTGAATTGCGGCCCCATCGGGGGCCTGGGCTCGTCCAGTGCCAACAGGCTGGCCGCCGAAGCGGATGTCGTCGTCGCCATCGGTAGCCGCTTGCAGGATTTCACCACCGGATCATGGTCACTTTTCGCGCCGGATTCGCAGTTCATCGGCGTCAATGCCGCCCGTTTCGATGCGCTCAAGCACAAGTCGCTGCCGGTCGTCGGCGATGCGAGGACCTGTGTCGCCGACCTCGATGCGGGTCTGGGCGACTGGCAGGCGCCACAGGCGTGGATGGATCACGGCAAGGCGCTTTATGGCGAATGGAATGCCTTCGTCGATGATCGTATCCGCCTCACCAATGCCGAGGTTGGCAGCTATGCGCAGGTGGTCGGCTCGGTGAACCGACTCAGTGGAGACCACGACCTGGCGCTCACGGCGGCTGGTGGGTTGCCTGGCGAACTGTGCATGAACTGGCGGGCGCGGGCGAGCAGCACGTTCGACTGCGAGTTCGGCTTTTCCTGCATGGGCTACGAGGTTGCCGGTGGCTGGGGGGCGAAGATGGCCGACCCGAACCGCGAGGTTGTCGTCATGGTCGGAGATGGCAGCTACATGATGATGAATTCCGATATCTACAGTTCGGTACTGACCGGTCACAAACTCATCGTCGTGGTCTGTGACAACGGTGGGTTTGCGGTCATCGACCGGTTGCAGCGGGCCAAGGGAACGCCCAGCTTCAACAACCTGCTGGCCGATTGCAAGGCCGACGGTGGGGTCGTTCCGATCGATTTTGCCAAGCATGCAGAAGCGATGGGGGCGGTCGGTATCAGCGTCAAATCGCTCGGCGAGTTCGAGGGTGCCTTCAAGGAGGCGCAGGCTGCCGACCGGACCGCTGTCATTCATGTCAGGGTGCAGGCGCGCGACTGGACCGAAGGTAACGGATCGTGGTGGGAATGCGGCACGCCCGAAATCAGCCAGCGACAGAGCGTGCAGGACGCCTACAAGGAGTATCTCGAAGGCAAGTCGCGTCAGCGCCTGGGTGTCTGA
- a CDS encoding acyl-CoA synthetase, whose amino-acid sequence MPGRSEPSIYDLNLDRQRANHRPLSPVDHLRWSTDVFGSRLAVIDGKRRFTYGEMAQRCRRLASALQQRGTGRGDTVSIIAANRAEMLEAHYGIPMSGAVINALNFRLDAASIAFILEHAESRVLLVDSTFAEVVGEALRMTKNRPLVIGIDSRTNTTIGDLDYEEFLAGGDPDHPWRLPDDEWEAISLCYTSGTTGNPKGVVYHHRGAYLNALGNAFAFGLNSRSVYLWTLPMFHCNGWTYTWGVTAAGGTHVCLPQMRPADVFRLIGEEGVTHLCGAPIVLNMLIHAPEHEKRPLPHRVEVATGGAAPPRAVLEAMETMGFHVTHLYGLTETYGPSTICVPQAEWEGLSPGDQAARVARQGVRYPTLGESRVMDITTGKDVPADGLTMGELLLRGHTVMKGYLKNPQATEKALSDGWFHTGDLAVVHADGYVEVKDRSKDVIISGGENISSLEIEDVLYRHPDVMEAAVVAKDDEKWGETPCAFVTLKADARKVEADDIIEWCRQHLARFKVPRHVVFGPLPKTSTGKVQKFTLREIANRQDG is encoded by the coding sequence ATGCCGGGCCGGTCCGAACCTTCCATCTATGACCTGAACCTCGACAGGCAGAGAGCCAATCATCGCCCCCTGAGTCCGGTCGACCATCTTCGCTGGTCGACCGACGTGTTTGGTTCTCGTCTGGCCGTAATCGACGGCAAGCGACGGTTCACCTATGGAGAAATGGCGCAACGCTGCCGCCGTCTCGCCAGTGCCCTGCAACAGCGCGGAACAGGCCGCGGCGACACGGTCTCGATCATCGCCGCCAACCGCGCGGAAATGCTGGAGGCCCATTACGGCATCCCCATGAGCGGTGCCGTGATCAACGCGCTGAACTTCCGTCTCGATGCCGCCAGCATCGCGTTCATCCTCGAACATGCGGAAAGCCGGGTGCTGTTGGTGGATTCGACATTTGCCGAGGTGGTGGGCGAAGCTCTCCGGATGACGAAGAACCGCCCACTGGTAATCGGCATCGACAGCAGAACGAACACGACAATCGGCGATCTCGACTACGAGGAATTCCTCGCCGGAGGAGATCCGGATCACCCCTGGCGGCTGCCCGACGATGAATGGGAGGCCATCTCCCTTTGCTACACTTCAGGCACCACCGGCAATCCCAAAGGGGTCGTCTACCACCATCGTGGAGCGTATCTGAACGCGCTCGGCAATGCCTTCGCCTTCGGGCTCAATTCACGTTCCGTCTATCTGTGGACGCTGCCGATGTTCCACTGCAATGGATGGACATACACCTGGGGCGTTACCGCCGCCGGCGGGACCCATGTCTGCCTGCCGCAGATGCGCCCGGCTGACGTCTTTCGCCTGATCGGGGAGGAAGGCGTGACGCATCTGTGCGGCGCACCCATCGTCCTCAACATGCTCATCCACGCGCCGGAACATGAAAAGCGCCCGCTGCCGCACCGCGTCGAGGTGGCCACCGGCGGCGCCGCGCCACCGCGGGCGGTCCTCGAAGCGATGGAGACCATGGGCTTCCACGTCACCCATCTCTATGGGCTCACCGAAACCTACGGCCCCTCGACCATCTGCGTGCCTCAGGCGGAATGGGAGGGACTGTCACCGGGCGACCAGGCCGCTCGGGTGGCGCGGCAGGGCGTACGCTATCCGACGCTGGGCGAATCGCGGGTCATGGACATCACCACGGGAAAGGACGTGCCGGCTGACGGCCTGACCATGGGTGAATTGCTGCTGCGCGGCCACACGGTCATGAAGGGCTACCTGAAGAACCCGCAGGCGACGGAAAAGGCCCTGAGCGACGGCTGGTTCCACACCGGCGACCTCGCGGTCGTGCACGCCGACGGCTACGTCGAGGTCAAGGATCGTTCCAAGGACGTCATCATTTCTGGTGGCGAGAACATCTCATCTTTAGAAATAGAAGACGTTCTCTATCGTCATCCCGACGTCATGGAAGCCGCCGTCGTGGCAAAGGACGACGAGAAGTGGGGCGAGACACCCTGCGCCTTCGTCACGCTCAAGGCTGACGCCCGCAAGGTCGAGGCCGACGATATCATCGAATGGTGCCGCCAGCATCTGGCCCGCTTCAAGGTACCCCGCCACGTGGTATTCGGCCCGCTGCCCAAGACCTCCACGGGCAAGGTGCAGAAATTCACGCTGCGCGAGATCGCCAATCGCCAAGACGGCTGA
- the iolE gene encoding myo-inosose-2 dehydratase yields MSIKLGIAPIGWSNDDLPELGADNTLEKCLSEAKKAGYSGVEKGGKFPMNAAELGPVLDGHGLLLASGWFSGGLLDLTIDEEKKRIQPQLELYQELGVPVMVYAETTGTVQNRIEIPVSRRPRLKADHVRRYGEKLTDFAEWLEAEQCPMTYHHHMGTVIETEEEIDLLMENSDDAVGLLLDTGHLTFAGGDVSATTRRWGHRINHVHVKDIRADVLEKLRAEDWSFLKGVLEGVFTVPGDGSIDFRSFMKDLDAIGYSGWVIVEAEQDPAKANPLEMAEIGMAELRAAAAAAGIEIAG; encoded by the coding sequence ATGTCCATCAAGCTGGGCATTGCGCCAATCGGCTGGTCCAACGATGATCTTCCGGAACTCGGCGCGGACAACACTCTTGAGAAATGTCTGAGCGAGGCGAAGAAAGCCGGCTATAGCGGCGTGGAGAAGGGCGGCAAGTTCCCGATGAATGCCGCCGAGCTGGGGCCTGTGCTTGACGGTCACGGTCTCCTGCTGGCCTCGGGCTGGTTTTCCGGCGGACTGCTGGACCTGACCATTGACGAGGAGAAGAAGCGCATCCAGCCCCAGCTGGAGCTTTATCAGGAACTGGGCGTTCCGGTGATGGTCTATGCCGAGACGACGGGCACCGTGCAGAACCGCATCGAGATTCCCGTTTCCCGGCGCCCCAGGCTCAAGGCCGATCACGTCCGCCGCTATGGCGAGAAGCTGACGGATTTTGCCGAATGGCTCGAAGCCGAGCAGTGCCCGATGACCTACCATCACCACATGGGTACGGTGATCGAGACCGAGGAAGAAATCGATCTTCTCATGGAGAACAGTGACGATGCTGTCGGGTTGTTGCTCGACACGGGTCATCTGACCTTCGCCGGTGGCGACGTGTCGGCCACGACCCGCCGCTGGGGGCATCGTATCAATCACGTTCACGTCAAGGATATCCGTGCCGATGTGCTGGAGAAGCTCAGGGCGGAGGATTGGAGCTTCCTGAAGGGTGTTCTCGAAGGTGTGTTCACCGTTCCCGGCGATGGTTCGATCGACTTCCGTTCCTTCATGAAGGATCTCGATGCGATCGGTTATTCGGGCTGGGTGATCGTCGAGGCCGAGCAGGACCCAGCCAAGGCCAACCCGTTGGAGATGGCGGAAATCGGCATGGCCGAACTGCGTGCTGCTGCTGCCGCCGCCGGGATCGAGATCGCGGGCTGA
- a CDS encoding molybdenum cofactor biosynthesis protein MoaE, with the protein MTVRVQEAPFDAGVEINGFCAGDHGIGGVATFIGLVRDMHGESAVHAITLEHYPGMTERQLESIETEARERWPLSRSLIIHRHGRMLPGEPIVLVATASAHRAAALDACAFLIDWLKTKAPFWKLEEGPDGERWVDARESDEEAAARWS; encoded by the coding sequence ATGACCGTGCGCGTGCAGGAGGCGCCGTTCGACGCCGGGGTCGAGATCAACGGTTTCTGCGCCGGTGATCATGGCATTGGCGGGGTCGCAACCTTCATCGGTCTTGTCCGCGACATGCATGGTGAATCGGCTGTGCATGCGATAACGCTCGAACACTATCCGGGCATGACGGAGCGGCAGCTTGAATCGATCGAGACCGAAGCCCGCGAGCGCTGGCCACTCAGCCGCAGTCTCATCATCCATCGCCATGGCCGCATGTTGCCGGGCGAACCCATCGTGCTGGTGGCGACGGCTTCGGCCCATCGCGCTGCCGCACTCGACGCCTGCGCCTTCCTCATCGACTGGCTGAAGACGAAGGCGCCATTCTGGAAGCTGGAGGAGGGGCCCGACGGCGAACGCTGGGTCGATGCCCGGGAGAGCGACGAAGAGGCGGCTGCCCGCTGGTCCTAG
- the uvrC gene encoding excinuclease ABC subunit UvrC, translated as MVEQAAYRTDQAEELGGATLIRNYLRTLPSGPGVYRMFDGKGQLLYVGKAKSLKKRVASYTKPQALTVRLQRMVALTRSMEFVTTTSEVEALLLESNLIKRHRPSFNIVLRDDKSFPYIALRLDHDFPMISKHRGAKRDRTEYFGPFASATAVNDTLNALLRAFPLRNCSDAIFSSRTRPCLQYQIKRCSAPCVDRISQDDYGELVKEVRGFLKGSTREVQERLQADMHAAAENLDFEKAAMLRDRLRGIAHVASRQGINTTSVEDADIIALHSEGGEACVQVFFYRGGRNYGNRAYFPAHTRDSDDADILSAFAAQFYAERTAPREVLLGSAVSDQELLAEALSSRGGHRVHLHIPQRGEKKQLVDIARHNAQQALARRMAEQASQAAVLAQLAERFDLAGPPGRIEVYDNSHIQGRHAVGAFIVAGRDGFDRKSYRTFTIKDADVEPGDDYGMMREVLRRRFSRLLRDDPDREHGTWPDLVLIDGGAGQLSSVEGVMNELGIVDQAIIGVAKGPNRDAGEERFFMKGHEPRSLNARDPVLYYLQRLRDEAHRFVINTHRGKRGKAMAVSALDQIAGIGGKRKKALLSHFGSVREIQGASLHDLEQVPGINKAVARAIHDHFHEQG; from the coding sequence ATGGTCGAGCAAGCTGCCTATCGCACCGACCAGGCGGAGGAGCTTGGTGGTGCGACACTGATCCGTAACTATCTTCGCACCCTGCCGAGCGGGCCCGGTGTCTACCGGATGTTCGACGGCAAGGGGCAGTTGCTCTATGTCGGCAAGGCCAAGTCCCTGAAAAAGCGCGTGGCCTCCTACACCAAGCCGCAGGCGCTCACGGTCAGGTTGCAGCGCATGGTCGCGCTGACCCGGTCGATGGAGTTCGTCACCACCACGAGCGAGGTCGAGGCTCTGCTGCTGGAATCCAACCTGATCAAGCGGCACCGTCCATCCTTCAATATTGTCCTGCGCGACGACAAGAGTTTCCCCTATATCGCCCTGCGGCTCGACCATGATTTCCCGATGATTTCCAAGCATCGTGGCGCCAAGCGCGACAGGACCGAATATTTCGGTCCGTTTGCGTCGGCGACCGCCGTCAATGATACCCTGAACGCGCTCTTGCGGGCCTTTCCGCTCCGCAACTGTTCGGATGCGATCTTTTCCAGTCGGACACGGCCCTGTCTGCAATATCAGATCAAGCGCTGTTCCGCGCCGTGCGTGGATCGGATCTCGCAGGACGATTACGGTGAACTGGTCAAGGAGGTCCGCGGTTTTCTCAAGGGGAGCACGCGCGAGGTCCAGGAACGGTTGCAGGCGGACATGCACGCGGCAGCGGAAAATCTCGACTTCGAGAAGGCCGCCATGTTGCGCGATCGGCTGCGGGGGATCGCCCATGTTGCCAGTCGTCAGGGGATCAATACCACTTCGGTGGAAGACGCCGACATCATCGCCCTGCACAGCGAGGGAGGAGAAGCCTGCGTGCAGGTTTTCTTCTATCGGGGAGGGCGCAATTACGGCAATCGCGCGTATTTTCCTGCCCATACCCGCGATTCCGACGATGCCGACATCCTTTCGGCCTTCGCGGCGCAATTCTATGCGGAACGGACAGCGCCGCGCGAGGTCCTGCTCGGATCAGCCGTCAGCGATCAGGAACTGCTCGCCGAAGCGCTGTCCAGCCGTGGCGGGCATCGTGTCCACCTGCACATTCCCCAGCGTGGGGAAAAGAAGCAATTGGTCGACATCGCCCGTCACAACGCCCAGCAGGCGCTGGCGCGGCGCATGGCCGAGCAGGCGTCTCAGGCAGCGGTGCTGGCCCAGCTGGCGGAACGCTTCGATCTGGCCGGACCGCCCGGACGTATCGAGGTTTACGATAACAGCCACATCCAGGGCCGCCACGCGGTCGGAGCTTTCATCGTCGCCGGCCGTGATGGCTTTGACCGCAAGTCCTATCGTACATTCACCATCAAGGATGCCGATGTCGAACCAGGTGACGATTACGGCATGATGCGCGAGGTGCTGCGCCGCCGTTTCAGCCGGCTGCTCCGCGACGACCCGGACCGCGAGCATGGGACATGGCCCGATCTGGTGCTGATCGACGGCGGGGCCGGGCAGCTGTCCTCGGTGGAAGGCGTGATGAACGAACTCGGTATCGTGGACCAGGCCATCATCGGCGTGGCCAAGGGCCCCAATCGCGATGCCGGCGAGGAACGCTTCTTCATGAAGGGGCATGAGCCACGCAGTCTCAACGCACGTGATCCGGTGCTCTACTATTTGCAAAGGTTGCGCGATGAGGCGCATCGTTTCGTCATCAACACCCACCGCGGCAAGCGCGGCAAGGCCATGGCCGTGTCGGCTCTGGACCAGATCGCCGGCATCGGCGGCAAGCGCAAGAAGGCGCTGCTGAGCCATTTCGGCTCGGTACGCGAGATCCAGGGTGCATCGCTGCACGATCTCGAACAGGTGCCGGGCATCAACAAGGCTGTCGCTCGTGCCATTCATGATCATTTCCACGAACAGGGCTGA